GCCGCGCGGGGCCGTCGTTGGGCCCGCACCCGCCGGATCCGACGCTGGGATGCCTCCACGTGCTCCCTCATGGGCCGCACCGCCGCCGACgtcgggcgccgccgccgcggccgccaccgAGGCCAGCCCCGCCGGATCCGGCGTTGAGGCGGCTCCGCGGGCTCCATCAACGCCCTCACCGCGGCCGACGGAGGCTGCCTCCCCGCCACCACCGGATGCTGCCCTGGGCACTCACGCTGACGTCGACGCACATGGCGCTCGTGGGCCAGCTGTCCAGCCACTGCCGAGTGAGTCCCCACCGCTGCCTCTAGCCTCGCCGGCGGCAGCGTCGGCGTTGGCCGCCACGGCCGACCCGCATGCGGATCTGATGGCCAGTTGCTCGTACCCGCCTCTGGGCGGCCTCGACGGCGCTGGAAGCTCCTTCACCCTCTCACCCGACACGATGCCTTTCCACCCTGGTTGTTCCTCCGGTGGGTGCACGAAGAGCCGTCGCTGGgtggacgacgacggcgaggagtCCGACGACGACAACCCTACAACCTACTTTGACGCCGTTCATCGCCCGGCAAAGCCGGTAGATGTGTCCCCGcctcgcgcccaagctcgtcCAGTCATGACTCGGGGCCATGGCGTCGTGGACACTGGACGGCCGGGACCGGGGCGAAGACAGAGGAGACGCAGCCGACCGTGCCCCCAACTGGTGCACGGCCTGACTGCTCGGCCATTGGATGGTCGTATCCCTGTCCGCCAATGACTTGGTCGCCGCAGAAGGGTCTCTGCCCCCAACGCCGATGGGTGGTGGGAGGTCTTCCCACGGCAGGAGATGCAACCTGCGATTGCCTCGGTTGAGCATCGCCAAAAACAGCTCCCGCAGGCTCAAAGGATCCCCGCAGAGCTTCACGACAGATGTTTTAACTGTCTGTCCTACTCGCACCGTGTCGCAACTTGTCGGTTGCCACGACGTTGCCTACGCTGCCACGCTACCACCACCTCGCCAAGGACTGCAGGCGGCCCTAGTCTACGAAGTCAGCGACGAAGGGTGGCAACCTGCCATGGCACTCTACTCGTGGCGACCCTTCGGCCTCCCAGCCACTCGGCGGTCCGAGCTCGGATGGGGCCGCGCTTGAGGCCATGGGGGGTGCCGATGGCACCTGCCGACGACGACACCGCTGACCCCACCAGCGTAAGCCGGCGGGGGACATTAGCAGGGGTGCGCCTGCCGACAACGCCTCGTCTTCTGGTGCTACACTTTGCTTCCTTGAGCTAGATCCGCTGGCATTGGCGTTGTGTGGGAGCGCAGGACCTCCCGCATGGGTCGTCTCGTTCGACCCGATGTTGGAGGAGCTTACCGCCTCGTTTGTCGTGAGCCGGCCAATGAGAGCAGCAACACCTGAGTGCCTGCCTACTCAGACGGCAGCCCCTCAGGAGGTTGAAGCACCACTGGTGGACACCTGTTCTCCACGCGACGGCTGCTCAGTGGACTACAGACTTATCTCTGATGTTGTCGGTGCAGGGGCCGCCACAGCTCATGCCACCACGGGCGAGACCACCCGGCGTCGCAGATGGCTGCACCACCCCTAGCGACGTGACGCCCATGCCACGTGAAGTTGGCCCGCGTCTCGCTCGGTTCACTGAGGAGGTGCAACTCAAGCGAATGTCGCCTTTGATCGCCAGCCCACCAAGGCAGCAGATGGCAACCACAAGGCAACCCCTACCAAAAAGGAGCAGATGGATTGCCGCTCAGCCGTTGGCGCATATTCCGACCTCCAAGCGGGGCGAGGTGCTCCTCATGCAGAGGATGGACTTTGCACCACCGGCAGCTTCAATTTCATCCGTGTCCAAGCGAGCATACGACGACTTATTTGCAGGGAACTTGACGTCGAGCAAAGTGGAAGCTCTAGACGAGTTGTTCCCGGTGACCAATGCTAGGACTAGTAGAAAACTCTTCTCAGATGACGAAGCAGGGTCGTGCGGCCAGGAGCAGAGACCGTAGGTTTCTGCGCTGCTCTTAGTTCGGTGGTTTACTTTTATATAATATCGAAGTTCGAAACAGTCTGCCATGAAGGTCCAGTCACAACTGTAAGACCTCCTAGGGCGCTCATTAGAAGCATGTCGTGT
The nucleotide sequence above comes from Miscanthus floridulus cultivar M001 chromosome 18, ASM1932011v1, whole genome shotgun sequence. Encoded proteins:
- the LOC136524737 gene encoding uncharacterized protein — protein: MPPRAPSWAAPPPTSGAAAAAATEASPAGSGVEAAPRAPSTPSPRPTEAASPPPPDAALGTHADVDAHGARGPAVQPLPSESPPLPLASPAAASALAATADPHADLMASCSYPPLGGLDGAGSSFTLSPDTMPFHPGCSSGGCTKSRRWVDDDGEESDDDNPTTYFDAVHRPAKPGPPQLMPPRARPPGVADGCTTPSDVTPMPREVGPRLARFTEEVQLKRMSPLIASPPRQQMATTRQPLPKRSRWIAAQPLAHIPTSKRGEVLLMQRMDFAPPAASISSVSKRAYDDLFAGNLTSSKVEALDELFPVTNARTSRKLFSDDEAGSCGQEQRP